A single window of Paroedura picta isolate Pp20150507F chromosome 8, Ppicta_v3.0, whole genome shotgun sequence DNA harbors:
- the PPP1R2 gene encoding protein phosphatase inhibitor 2 isoform X2, whose translation MDPKAASGSGRPVKGILKNRSSGGGISLASAESGGSLLAPAPPPSGSGSGSGSGSGSPALRRASQGPSPDASDAAGKKSQKWDEMNILATYHPAGKDYGLMKIDEPSTPYHSMGRDDEDAGSDTEGSEAPTADVLAKKLAAAAEGKGPKILAQPESSDEEEDEEELTPEELEKKRQFEMKRKMHYNEAQNIKLARQLIAKELRGDAANEDEEEDEDEEMTDAAGSERMSPELDAASRRRNVSFCFTFH comes from the exons ATGGATCCGAAGGCGGCGTCGGGCTCCGGCAGGCCCGTCAAGGGCATCCTCAAGAACCGCTCCAGCGGCGGAGGCATCTCGCTGGCCAGCGCCGAGAGCGGCGGCAGCCTCCTGGCCCCAGCGCCCCCGCCCTCCGGCTCCGGCTctggctccggctccggctccggcagCCCCGCGCTCCGGCGCGcctcccagggcccctccccggACGCCTCCGACGCCGCCGG CAAGAAGAGCCAAAAATGGGACGAGATGAACATCCTGGCCACTTACCATCCGGCTGGCAAGGACTACGGTCTGATGAAGATCGATGAGCCCAGCACACCCTACCACAG CATGGGAAGAGATGACGAAGACGCTGGCAGTGACACCGAAGGCAGTGAAGCCCCGACTGCAGATGTGCTGGCCAAAAA GTTAGCAGCCGCAGCGGAAGGGAAGGGACCAAAGATCCTCGCTCAACCAGAAAGCAGTGATgaagaggaagatgaggaagAGCTAACTCCAGAAGAGCTCG AAAAAAAGAGGCAGTTTGAAATGAAGCGAAAAATGCACTATAACGAAGCACAGAACATCAAACTTGCCAGGCAGCTGATTGCGAAGGAACTGCGGGGTGATGCAGCCAATGAAGATGAGGAGGAAGACGAGGATGAAGAGATGACAGATGCAGCTGGCTCGGAACGAATGAGCCCAGAACTCG ATGCAGCATCCCGCAGGCGGAATGTATCCTTCTGCTTCACCTTTCATTGA
- the APOD gene encoding apolipoprotein D: MLGPLPVLPILLGCLPLAWGQTLHMGKCPDLPVQEEFDVSKYLGKWYMIEKLMSSFEQNYCFQTNYSQKENGRFKVVNKERLSDGTMKESEGEAWQPDPNEPAKLHVKSNWFLPAAPYMVISTDYDHYALVYSCVTFLWVFHMGDAWILSRTPQLHPDTVEHLKDILHSYEINTDRMQPTDQLNCPANM; encoded by the exons ATGCTGGGCCCCTTGCCAGTGCTGCCCATCCTCCTGGGATGCCTCCCCCTGGCCTGGGGGCAGACCTTACACATGGGCAAGTGCCCAGATCTGCCAGTGCAGGAGGAGTTTGATGTCTCCAAG TACCTGGGGAAATGGTACATGATAGAAAAGTTGATGTCCAGTTTTGAACAAAACTACTGTTTCCAGACAAATTATTCCCAGAAAGAAAATGGAAGGTTTAAAGTGGTGAACAAAGAACGTCT CTCGGACGGCACCATGAAGGAGTCGGAGGGTGAGGCCTGGCAACCGGACCCCAACGAACCCGCCAAGCTGCACGTCAAGTCCAACTGGT TCCTGCCCGCTGCTCCCTACATGGTCATCTCCACGGACTATGACCACTATGCGTTGGTGTACTCCTGCGTCACTTTCCTCTGGGTCTTCCACATGGGCGATGCCTGGATCCTGTCCAGGACCCCCCAGTTGCACCCGGACACCGTGGAGCACCTGAAGGACATCCTCCACTCCTACGAGATCAACACGGACCGGATGCAGCCCACCGACCAACTGAACTGCCCAGCTAACATGTag
- the PPP1R2 gene encoding protein phosphatase inhibitor 2 isoform X1, whose protein sequence is MDPKAASGSGRPVKGILKNRSSGGGISLASAESGGSLLAPAPPPSGSGSGSGSGSGSPALRRASQGPSPDASDAAGKKSQKWDEMNILATYHPAGKDYGLMKIDEPSTPYHSMGRDDEDAGSDTEGSEAPTADVLAKKLAAAAEGKGPKILAQPESSDEEEDEEELTPEELEKKRQFEMKRKMHYNEAQNIKLARQLIAKELRGDAANEDEEEDEDEEMTDAAGSERMSPELVPASTDSLENVAHGREEVCSGL, encoded by the exons ATGGATCCGAAGGCGGCGTCGGGCTCCGGCAGGCCCGTCAAGGGCATCCTCAAGAACCGCTCCAGCGGCGGAGGCATCTCGCTGGCCAGCGCCGAGAGCGGCGGCAGCCTCCTGGCCCCAGCGCCCCCGCCCTCCGGCTCCGGCTctggctccggctccggctccggcagCCCCGCGCTCCGGCGCGcctcccagggcccctccccggACGCCTCCGACGCCGCCGG CAAGAAGAGCCAAAAATGGGACGAGATGAACATCCTGGCCACTTACCATCCGGCTGGCAAGGACTACGGTCTGATGAAGATCGATGAGCCCAGCACACCCTACCACAG CATGGGAAGAGATGACGAAGACGCTGGCAGTGACACCGAAGGCAGTGAAGCCCCGACTGCAGATGTGCTGGCCAAAAA GTTAGCAGCCGCAGCGGAAGGGAAGGGACCAAAGATCCTCGCTCAACCAGAAAGCAGTGATgaagaggaagatgaggaagAGCTAACTCCAGAAGAGCTCG AAAAAAAGAGGCAGTTTGAAATGAAGCGAAAAATGCACTATAACGAAGCACAGAACATCAAACTTGCCAGGCAGCTGATTGCGAAGGAACTGCGGGGTGATGCAGCCAATGAAGATGAGGAGGAAGACGAGGATGAAGAGATGACAGATGCAGCTGGCTCGGAACGAATGAGCCCAGAACTCG TGCCTGCGTCCACTGATTCGCTGGAGAATGTTGCACACGGCCGAGAAGAAGTCTGCTCGGGACTCTAA